The DNA region TTATGTTATATTATTCTCTCCACATAGCCCACACTTGgagataaacatacagtatctcaacCCTTTTTGTACCTCTTCAATTCATCTAACAAGGATTCTGGTGCTGACTTCCCTTCccattttctcttcttttacatactttaatttattaatttatgttCTTCTCTTTCAGTGCTGCCTTTCTTCTATATTCattctgcattttctttttcagcttGTACTCAAAgctctaaaataaaatattgtattgttTGGTTCTTTTtgcctccctttttttttatttatttttttatttcttctctcaGCTCTCCATCACTGTGTGTCCGTTCAGTAACACTGTTGACCTGACTTGTTAAACAGGGCCAAACCGGTCCAAGCTGCAGGACATGCTGGCTAACTTGAGAGATGCAGAGGACTTGTCCCACATGCAGCCTCCACCATCCACCCCCCAATCCCGGCCCAGCGCGGTCCGGTTCAACGAGCACGAAGGGAACCGACCAGACGAAGGTACATGAACAAAAACGGCAGTAGATTGTAGCGATTAAGTGttgtaattttctttatttaaacataGAGGGTGTACAATTAAACATTAACCTTGTATAAGAGCAGGGAGAGATTTTTAGGCTTTAGCACCAAGTGCTattttccacctgtagtccctggacAACAATGTTAGACTGGCTTAAATTATGTTCATCTCTGGCTAACTGTGTCCAcagtttgatttagtttttgatttgatttatttatttagcacatAAAAAGTTTTACATATATGAAAAATGAAGTAAAAaagacatgacaaaaacaaaggaaaCCCAGAAAACCCTCAAGGGGCTTGGCATGTTGAGTTCCCTAAAATAATTCAACGAAAGGTAACCTATAAAAACATATAGTCAGCGGTtgtatattcatttatttatttgttctttcCCCAGTTGAGGCGATGACCTTCCCGCCCAGCTCAGGAAAGCCGTTCATTATGGGCACAGACGAGGCCATGGAGAGCGAGCTGGGCCTGGGGGAGCTCGCTGGACTCACCGTGGCAAACGAGGCTGACAGTCTGGCATACGATGTGAGTAGAAGGAGGCAGAATGGATTTTAAGAGCGATGGGACCATTTCTCTGGGGGGAAACTATTTCGGATCATGTTATCATTGGAGCCTTTTTAAAAAGCACCCATCCCACCTTCCTCCTCTAATCCAAGTCACATCACATATGCTGAAAATGTGTGTCAAACAGCTATTTTTACAGGCAGCGTCTGGGAAGCtgctttgaaaaatgtaatattggAAGTTATTTTTGAGATCAGATTTACAATAGTAATGTGAAAGTAGTCCTTAATGTGAAAGTCACATGGCTATAAAAACGTAAGGCAGATTTTAGTGTGATAgcaggcttttttttaaatcaccaaacaaGTTATTTACAGTATTCCAATGCACCCTAATGTTACAAAAACATATAACACTACCTTTTGGGTTATTTAATCTCACTTTTCTCCCTTTTTGATCAATGgatgtattgtgttttactggtTTGTTATTTgtgcaaataaacacaaaactctTAGGGTTTAGttagggtgaccaaacgtcctcttttgcccggacatgtccactttttacctactgtccaggggggttttataaattcattaaaatgtccgtttttcatgggaccattaagcgtgtacttaaattgactggcactttgctcaacacaatactacggtaggctactttgttgtgtgacgtaattcccgagaggctgccttgtgagcggctctgcgacgcgcacatacacagggaccggggcagacagacagggaccggggcagacagacagggaccagggcagacagacagggaccagggcagacagacagggaccagggcagaaagcggagcagcattacacacaaaatgcagaagcgtttcctgctaaagatttcccaccgtggtcagaaaacacaggggagacactttgtttctctcactatgactctagagtcggtaggactcgttcactgtcactctcacttctcccccgctctatatcacccactcccccccccccccacacacacacacacacacacacacacacacacacacacacacacacacacacacatgccgtctcgacgcacacactagcgcacaagtataaacatcagtccACTTATAACtataaaacaagactagtgcagcttcacagttgaactgcaaaaacAATGTCCCACATACGTTCCGggtcgggaccggacaagtgggaggcggagtgcaccgtgtgcaaagctggcacatatatttcagtgtctttattatttatcttattacattgaaaaggtattaagagatattttgttgaagctggattttctaacacagaagaggtcatatttagaacattatttcatattatttatttattttaaaagagagctattgttacagattttattttattacagaagttatttttgcacaattgaggcataataaagcatgttcattaacctctgagaatcaccactgtctggatttgtctcgaggccaggccgagtgtcctctttttttggaaatcaaaatatggtcaccctactCTAAGTACTAAAGGAGCTGCAGCTCATTTTAAGACTGCTGATTATAGGTAACAATACTGATATTTGGATGTTGAGTTTCTGATTAGATGTCTCCTCCTCAGATTGGCAACAATAAGGATGCCATGAGAAAAACATGGAACCCCAAATTCACTCTGCGGAGCCATTTTGATGGGATTCGAGCTCTGGCCTTTCACCCTGTGGAGCCCGTCCTGGTCACTGCTTCAGAGGACCACACGCTCAAGATGTGGAACCTGCAAAAGACCGCTCCTGCCAAAAAGTAAGAATGTATTCATGCAAGTTAAATACCTGCAAACACTATTCCAGCACAATCCAGACCAATTTCCCATCAATTCCTACTGGTGGTTTCATTTCTCTCAGCTAAAAGGAGGAAAATGAACGGCTTTAAATTTACTGTTGATTAGTATTGATTAGTTGTCCATTCCTTCCTCATCAGCTCTGTTAAAGACAATAATACTCAGACAGCAGTGTGTTTGGTTCAGTCTCTGTGTACCTGTAGCAGCAGAGTGaacattattattgttgttgatgACAGTCCCATAAGTAGCATAGCTCGTCTTTGATGTTGAACTGTCACATGATTCGGCTGCATGAAACTGTCCCCATGTGACAAAGAACTGATACAAGACTCGTTATGTCAAGTCACAACTCTGCAGCCCACACACAGTCTGCGGTAATAtgatggattttattttaagaGGCTGAAGTTACTTTAgagtcatacagtatgtgcaactAGATCACTGGTATAGCAGCAAATATTACATCCATTTATGGCTTTGTACACTTCAACGGCAATCATTTTTAACCTAATCATCGACATATACATCGacatatattattatatgcTGTTTGGTTTTGTATGTTACATTAATGATGACAATGTTTTTCCACAGGAGTGCATCTTTAGATGTAGAACCAATCTACACCTTCAGGGCCCACAGGTAAAAACACTgcacattaaaaaaattaaaataatttttttttagcgtTAGACAAGATGTTTTGCtaattcattattatttaaacCACAGGGGGGCTGTACTGAGTGTGGTGATGAGCAGTACAGGGGAGCAGTGTTTCAGCGGAGGGGTTGATGGGACTATACAGTGCTGGAACACCCCCAATCCCAACATTGACCCCTATGACTCCTATGGTAACAGCGCCACCAGTTTTGTCTGAATCAGAGAATTCTCCAATTAGATCACAGCAACTGACTTTGATGGTTTGTTGTGCTTTCTGTGACAGACCCATTGATGCTGCGTGGAGCGTTGTGTGGACACACCGACTCAGTTTGGGGTTTGGTGTACAGCAGCGCACACCAGCGCCTCCTCTCCTGCTCAGCAGACGGGACCGTGAGACTGTGGGACGCCAACACCACCTCCCCCGCCCTCGCAGTATTCAACGAAGACAAACGTAGGCCTTAATGCTTGTctcctgacttttttttctttctttctcaatctTTCCTTTAATTGAATAGTTAACATGAATGTATCTGTTTTTCTGTGTACAAGAGCTAGGAATTCCCTCCTCAGTAGACCTGGTGTGCAGTGAACCAGCCCACCTGGTCACATCCTTCACAAATGGGGAGATTGGCCTCTTCAACATGGAGACCCGCCAGCTGGTCCTCAATCTTGAGTCCAATTTGGAGCCGGGTAGGTTTGCCAGCTGCGGCATTTAGACTTCCGATCAGTAAAATTCTCCACTGATTTCAAGAATGATaagaataataaaacacactacgTAACTGTATAACTAGCACTTGTTGAATTCAATCATAATGTTAAAGTAGAATCCGAAAATATAGACTTAAGGAACATCTAGTGGCAGCTGTAGGAAAGTAATCATTAGCACACATTgtttcatacctgcaaactagtcgcttttcggCGGAAATCGTTTTGAatggggaaaatgtcatccacgtgaatcaTGTACCGGTAGATCCGAAGAGTTTTGAGTCTGCAGGTATGATGTTTTCTGTTCATTACTTTATTTGGTTTGATTTACAAATTTCAAGTTCACTGCCAGTTATGTCACTGATAGTCATTAGACTTAACTGTGCAAATCATAACAATGTTACGTATATTTTTCTAGTGTTACTAAGTTGTTTACCAGCAAGTACTCATGTTCGCATCaagtacagacagacagtgtctTACCACACtgcttaaaaaaagttaaatttaagTTGGCGTTAAGCTAAAGTTAACATGCCTAACATCCACGCATACAGCACAATATCTCCACAGATCAGATTTTTAGTTGCTAAAGATTTCACCCAGATGGACTGTTGATCACTCCTGCTCCTGCGTGGTGTCTGATGCACTTGTCTGTTTTTAACCAGGCACTTCCTGTCAGATCAATAAGGTCCTCAGCCACCCGACTCTTCCCATCACCATCACTGCGCAGGAGGACAGACACATTAAGTTCTTCGACAACAACAGCGGGAAGCTGATTCACTCTATGGTGGCTCACCTGGATGCTGTCACAAGCTTAGCTGTAGACCCTAATGGACTTTATCTCATGTCAGGCAGTAAGTACCTCTTAAGCAGTGTCACCTTTTGCTTTAGCTAACATAACCGTTTTCCCTTCATACATTAGTTCATTAATAGATTGGCTGCCTCAGACCCAACCCAGCAGTGACTGAGTGTAATGTGTAGGTGGATATGTAAAAGTCTCTGCTCAACAATTGCTGTGTAAGGACAAAGTCACTGATAATTATAGTCCTTTTATGACATGCACTGGTACAGTCTGATCTGTAAGCAGTAACTACACTCATCTATAGCAAACATGAAGGCTGATGTCCTCAACTTAATGTTTCAAAGCCATTTTAGATTCACTTCATTATTCTCCTGAACACggttactactttttttttttaactttacacGTTGTTTTTTGGGGTAAATAAGCTTTTCCCAGACACCATACATGTGCCACAAAAGCAAGTCTTATCATCTTAGTTTTGGGAGAAACTGGTTAATGTTCAAAGTTGCTTATTGCACTTCCTTTGGATATCACAATCATTTTTGAATTGCTGTTCCCCTACTGCTAAATATATAACCTGTTATGTCCTCTGTAGGTCATGACTGCTCAATCCGTCTGTGGAACCTTGACAGTAAAACCTGCATTCAGGAGTTCACGGCTCACAGAAAGAAGTTTGAGGAGTCGATCCACGATGTGGCGTTTCATCCATCTAAGTGCTACATCGCCAGCGCCGGGGCAGACGCTCTCGCCAAAGTGTTCGTATGACACGGAGCTGCGTCTCTCCCTGCAGCCCGGCTCTCTGACTCAGCCTCCCATGATCAGGGACCAATAGAGACACAAGAGGGGGAGGACCTTCAGGCATAGGTCCAGTCCCACCTCTCTCAGCCCACTGGTTTCCTGTCGGACTGGTAGACTATGTAGCCGCTAGCCTCAAACAGGCCAGGACTCTCCATAAAGAGGGTCGGCAGGGGAGGACAGTCAGGAGGAGAACTGATCTCTCGTCCCCCATCTACCATCCAGGCAGGCCTGGGTGTACCCCGCCACAGCACCCCCCTCTCAGACAGACTTATACTTAACCTCCGTCGCTAGGAGGCTCAGGACAAGTGTTAAAGAGTGTGGAGTGGAGAAATGAGGTCTTCTGCCCCTGTGACTTTACGCTCATCCCATAGTCCTCTGGCCCTCGACCTTCCCTCTCAGACAAACCAGGTCTGGGCCCTTTACTCTAAGTCAGGTTTTGTGTTGTGTTCCAGAAATGTGGAGTACTGAAGGCTCGCTGGAGCTGTCCTAGGAAGCCTctcccttcttcttctctgcttcCCAGACTGACTCTACTTGCTGGCCTgcctttattttcctttttaaaaacacgTATTGAAAAATGTGCCTTTgctttaaaaaggtcttaaaaatgttattttaacaagCTTGTTATGGGaaacagggagggaggggatgGTGGAGAAATGGAGCTGGCTGTCACAATGTTGTCGATTTTAACATTGGatgtaaaattaaaaatgcttataataaacaaaatatatattcagtctTAAAATTTACTGTGCAGCGTGAGTTTGAGTGCTCCTTTTTGATAAGTGTGGTTGGGGAATCAATTTTGTGCATTTCAAGGCAAAACTGGTGGAGTGATACAGACAATTAAATATAATGCCTGTTTGTTAGATTCAAGTAACTGTACACTTCAGAAGTAAGATTACAAGCATATGTGTCCAAAGTAAACCATCTTggttatataattacaattcaAAC from Perca flavescens isolate YP-PL-M2 chromosome 17, PFLA_1.0, whole genome shotgun sequence includes:
- the LOC114571990 gene encoding striatin isoform X1 — encoded protein: MDEQAGPGVFFNNNNNSVLPGGGKGPLPDGDAGEAARAQYSIPGILHFLQHEWARFEVERAQWEVERAELQAQIAFLQGERKGQENLKKDLVRRIKMLEYALKQERAKYHKFKYGTELNQGDMKPPSYDSDEANENESSGSLNNQLSWKQGRQLLRQYLQEVGYTDTILDVKSQRVRALLGLAGDGGGRTGERTSTEPLVNGTDTSAKGMGTRGKAELSDTSAVLEAFKFIENAAADFSDEDDEEDSDGRDRTNVESRTILRKKPPSSTTPASMDTSEDPDTEEALKGFDFLSSPDEMDTSPESRGNGDGTDWEKDEQGPISEAWDVDPGLITKLKEQYRKERKGKKGVKRPNRSKLQDMLANLRDAEDLSHMQPPPSTPQSRPSAVRFNEHEGNRPDEVEAMTFPPSSGKPFIMGTDEAMESELGLGELAGLTVANEADSLAYDIGNNKDAMRKTWNPKFTLRSHFDGIRALAFHPVEPVLVTASEDHTLKMWNLQKTAPAKKSASLDVEPIYTFRAHRGAVLSVVMSSTGEQCFSGGVDGTIQCWNTPNPNIDPYDSYDPLMLRGALCGHTDSVWGLVYSSAHQRLLSCSADGTVRLWDANTTSPALAVFNEDKQLGIPSSVDLVCSEPAHLVTSFTNGEIGLFNMETRQLVLNLESNLEPGTSCQINKVLSHPTLPITITAQEDRHIKFFDNNSGKLIHSMVAHLDAVTSLAVDPNGLYLMSGSHDCSIRLWNLDSKTCIQEFTAHRKKFEESIHDVAFHPSKCYIASAGADALAKVFV
- the LOC114571990 gene encoding striatin isoform X2, which gives rise to MDEQAGPGVFFNNNNNSVLPGGGKGPLPDGDAGEAARAQYSIPGILHFLQHEWARFEVERAQWEVERAELQAQIAFLQGERKGQENLKKDLVRRIKMLEYALKQERAKYHKFKYGTELNQGDMKPPSYDSDEANENESSGSLNNQLSWKQGRQLLRQYLQEVGYTDTILDVKSQRVRALLGLAGDGGGRTGERTSTEPLVNGTDTSAKGMGTRGKAELSDTSAVLEAFKFIENAAADFSDEDDEEDSDGRDRTNVESRTILRKKPPSSTTPASMDTSEDPDTEEALKGFDFLSSPDEMDTSPESRGNGDGTDWGPNRSKLQDMLANLRDAEDLSHMQPPPSTPQSRPSAVRFNEHEGNRPDEVEAMTFPPSSGKPFIMGTDEAMESELGLGELAGLTVANEADSLAYDIGNNKDAMRKTWNPKFTLRSHFDGIRALAFHPVEPVLVTASEDHTLKMWNLQKTAPAKKSASLDVEPIYTFRAHRGAVLSVVMSSTGEQCFSGGVDGTIQCWNTPNPNIDPYDSYDPLMLRGALCGHTDSVWGLVYSSAHQRLLSCSADGTVRLWDANTTSPALAVFNEDKQLGIPSSVDLVCSEPAHLVTSFTNGEIGLFNMETRQLVLNLESNLEPGTSCQINKVLSHPTLPITITAQEDRHIKFFDNNSGKLIHSMVAHLDAVTSLAVDPNGLYLMSGSHDCSIRLWNLDSKTCIQEFTAHRKKFEESIHDVAFHPSKCYIASAGADALAKVFV